Sequence from the Natronomonas marina genome:
CCCGGTACGGCCAGCGGCGCGTCCGTCCCGGCCGTAGCGGTCGTATAACTAATGAGCGAACACGCCTCCTCCGAGTCGATGTGGCCCTGGGAACACGTCCTCTTTGCGTACGTCTTCTACTCCCCGTACGTCCACCTCGCCTACCGGTCGGCGCCGACCGGCTGGCCGGCGGCCGCGCTGGCAGTCGGCACCCTCTTTCCGGACCTCGTCGACAAGCCGCTGGCCTGGCAGTTCGGCCTCGTCGAGACCGGGTGGGGTCCCGCCCACTCGGTCTTCCTCGCCGTCCCGGTCGCGCTGTTCGTGTACGCGGTCGCACGGCACCGCGGCGTCGGCGCGGTCGGCGTCGCCTTCGGCTTCGGCTACCTGTTGCACCTCCCCGGCGACGTCGTCCCGGCCTCGCTGTCGCGGGGGCGGCTCTACCTCGCGCCGGTCCTGTGGCCGCGAAGTGATCCCGCGGTCGACGCCGACCACGGCTCCTTTCTGGACGGCGTCTACAGCCTCCTGACCGAATACGCCGTCCAGCTGCTCGCCCTCGAGGTGACGACGGGCGTGGCGCTGCAGGTCGGGACGGTCGCGGTCGGCGGGCTGCTGTGGCTCTACGACGGGCTCCCCGGCCTGCGGCTCCTGGCCGTCCCCATCCGGTACATCGCCGGCTACCTCCGACTCTCCTGACCTCCCGCGTGCTGTGACAGGACTCGAACGCCCTGCCGGATCGATTGTTCGGGATCGGCGGGGTCGTCGTTCTCGAAGACGAGCCAGTCGGCGCCGCTCGACCTGGCGGCCGGCAGCACCCGCTCGAGATCGACCAGCCCCTCGCCCGGCGTGACCGGGGCGAACGACCGCAGGAACCGGCCCGTCGCCTCGACGTCGGCGACGTGGACCACCGCCAGCCGCTCGCCGAGTAGCTCCATGACCGCGACCGGGTCGTACCCCGCGGCCGCGACCCATCCGACGTCGATCTCGAAGGTGACCGCCTCGGGCGTCCGCTCGATGAGCCTGCCGAGCGCGGTTCGGTCGGCCCCCGCCTCGACGCCCCCCGTGGCGCGCTCCAGGCCGGCGGCGACCCGGCGCCAGCCACCGGGCAGCGGGACCGCCGACACCCGCCCGAGACCGAACCGGTCCAGCGGCGGCGACAGCGTCGCCAGAGTGTTGTGGTACGTGAGTTCGATGCCGGCGGGGGCGAGCAGGTCCGACAGCTCGGCCAGCCGACCCGCGAGCACGTCGACCCGGGCCGTCGTCCGGAAGTGGCCCGCGCCGACGTGTGGGACGACGACGCGCCGGCACCCGACCGACAGACACCGGTCGATTACCCACTTCGGGTCGGTCTCGAGCCGCGAGAGCCCTACGTGGGCCGCGACCGGTTCAATGCCCGTCTCCGCGAGCGCCGTCCGAACCGGCTCGGGGTCTGTCTCGAGGAACCGCCCGGCGAACTCGACGCCGTCGTAGCCCGCCGCCGCGACCCGGCGGACGACCGTCTCCAGCGGAGCCGACATCGACGCGAGCGTGTGTAGCTGGATCGCTGTTCGTGGGGGTCCGGGACCGTCCGCCGTCGATGTCGACTCGGCTGTCATCGGCAATTCCCGGGTGGGCATTGGGTTTCGTTACCCGACGGCTACGCTAGTTCGTCCACGGACCGGCTCGCTGGGCGGGCTGGAAGACGCGCCCCGGCTCAGGCGTCCTCCCGGAACGGATCGGGCTCGGCGGCGCCGACCGCGGACGACCGCTCCAGTGCCTGCCGGTAGACCGCGACTAGCCGCTCTGCCGTCTCCGGCCAGTCGTTTGCGACCGCGTGCCGGTAGTTCGCCCGGCCGACGCCCTCCAGGTCGGGGTGTTCGTGTGCGCGCCGGAGCGCCCGCCGGAGTCCGTCCGGCGCGCCGGGATCGTACAGGAGGTCGTCGTTGGCCGCCGACAGCGCCGCCGGCAGACAGCCCATCGCCGGCGCCACGACCGGCAGGCCGAACGTACAGCCCAGATGGGCCGACCCCGAGTTGAGAACGTCCCGGTACGGCAACACCAGGACATCGGCCGCGTTCAGGTAGTACTGGATCCGCTCGTCGGGGACGAACTCGAGGACCGTCCGGACGTTCCCCGTCCCCGCGGCCAGGGCGTCTATCTCCCCGCCCAGGGCGTCGCTCTTGGGGCTGCCGACCACCCACAGTTCGGCGTCCGGCACGTCGAGTTCCCCGAACGCCGCGAGGAGTTCGGGGATGCCCTTGTACTCCCGGACGAGACCGAAGAAGAGGTAGACGAACGCCCCCTCGGAAATCGACAGTTCCTCGCGGGCCGTCGCCGGCGAGACGTCGTTCTCGTAGGCCGACACGTAGCTGCCGTCGGGGACGACGTGAAGTTCCGCCGCCGAGGGGACCGTGTAGGCGGCCGCGATCCGTTCGGCGGCGGCACGGCACTTCACCGTCACCGCGTCGGCGACCGCGAACACCGTCTCGTTGACGACCCGCTCTGTCCGGGGGTACTTCCCCTCGTGGTGTCGCTCGTTGTGGACCGTCCGGACGACCGCGACCGACAGCAGCGAGACGGCGAGCAGGTCGACGAGAAGCGTCGCCGCGCGAACCCACGTCGCGGCCCTGTCGAGGGCGTCGCTCCCGGTGTCGCTGACGTTGTAGTAGTCGTACACCCAGTCGATACAGAGGACGTCCGCCTCCGGGTACCGGAGCGCGTTCCGCGTCAGCGGGAAGAAAAGCGGCAGCGACGGCGAAAGCACCGTCACGCCGCGGGACTCCAGGGCCCCCGCCACGAGCGACATGTAGGGGTTCTCCGGGTACCGGTCGGCGTCGACGAGGACCGCGGTGAGGTCCTCGTCGGTCATCCGGACCGACGGGGGTCGGGCCGCCCCTCGCGGCTGTCGGTGGTCACGGCGGCCGCTCCCGGACGGCACGGCCGTCGGCAGGTCCTGACTGACATGGGCGGCACCGACGGCGCCTCCGGGGTTAAGTATGGACGGGCTACCGGTTCGGAGGGCGGTACGAACCGCGCGACGGCACCGACGGCGACGGGTGCGGCTACCACGGTTCGCCCCGCCGCGGTAATCGGGGTATAACAAACCTCCGTCTCGCCGGGTGTTCGGTCGATGAGACACGGAGTCGTCGGCACGCGCCGCCCGCCTCGTCGGGCGGAGGGTCCGGCATGAAGGATCGCATCCGGGAGTTGCTGGAGCGACTGGTTCCCACGGGGTCGGTCCTCCAGCGGTCGGTCAAGAGCGGCGTCTGGGTGTCGGCGACCAAGATGTCACTGCGGCTCTCGCAGGTACTGATGCTGATCGTGCTGGCGAGGCTGCTGTCGCCGCGGGACTTCGGGCTGATGGGCGTGGCGCTTCTGACGCTCGCGGCCACGCGCCGCTTTACGAACATCGGCCTCAACGCCGCCCTCGTCCAGCAGAAAGAGGAGAACGTCGACGAGTACCTCAACACCACCTGGTGTCTGGAAATCGGGCGCGGCCTGCTGGTCTTCGCCGTCGTCTTTCTGGCGGCGCCGTACGTCGGTACGTTCTTCGGCGAACCCCGGGCGACGCCGCTGATCCGGGTGCTCGGACTCTCGCCGGTGTTCTACGGTCTCCGGAACCCCGGCGTCGTCTACTTCCAGAAGGACCTCTCCTTTCACCGGGACTTCGTCTACCAGTCCAGCGGCGCCGTGATGCAATTCGCCGTCGGCGTCGGCTACGCGCTGTACTCCCCGACCGTGTGGGCGCTGGTGTTCGCGTCCGTCAGCCGTCCCGCGACCAAGTTCCTCCTGTCGTACGTCCTCCACGACTACCGGCCGTGGCCGTCGTTCGACCTGGAAATGGCGCGGGAACTCATCCAGTACGGCAAGTGGATAACCGGCTCGTCCATCATCGGGTACGTCTACAGCCAGGGTGACGACGCCTTCGTCGGGTGGTTCCTCTCGGCGACCGCCCTCGGCTTCTACCAGTACGCCTACCGCATCGCGGACATGCCGGCCAGGGAGTTCTCCAGCGTCATTTCGAAGGTCACCTTCCCCGCGTACTCCCAGCTCCAGGACGACATCGACGAGCTACGCGGCGCGCTCGTCCAGTCGACGCGGTTGACCGCCTTCGTCGCGTTCCCGATGGCGTTCGGCATCGCCTTGGTCGCACCGAGTTTCGTCCCGGCGGTGCTGGGCAGCGAGTGGACGCCGATGATCACGACGATGCAACTGCTGGCGCTCTACGGACTCCTGCACGCCATCACCCGGAACTTCGGCGCGCTCTGGAAGGCGCAGGGTCGCCCCGACCTCATCGCCAAGCTCGGCACCCTGCGGGTCTGCTGTCTCGCCGTCCTCATCTGGCCGCTGACCGCCCGGTTCGGCATCGAGGGCACCGCCCTCACCGTCGTCGGCGTCTACGTCTTCCCGATGCTCCCCATCGACGTCTACCTCGCCGCCCGGATGGTCGAGGGCCGTTCGGCGATGCTGTACCGGGAGTACGTCTACCCCTTCGTCGCCGCCACGATCATGTTCGGGAGCCTCTACTACGCGCGCGGCGTCCTCGAGGTGTCGCCCCTCGTCGAACTCCTCGTCCTCGTCCCGTCCGGCGCCGTCGTCTACTTCGTCGTCGCCGCCCTGCTGGAGCGCCGCTTCGACTGGGGCATCGAGCGGAACCTCCGGATGATAACCGACGGCGTGCGCGGATGAGGACGGCACCGTCTCCCTCTCGCCCGGCGGCGTTACCGACTCCATACTAACCCGGAACCGTCTCCTTCGTCCGACACCGACATGAACTTCGAACACCGGGTCATCGACGACTCGCCACCCTGCGGACGGCTCTTTGGGTGCCACGCGACCGACCTCACCGGGAACGGCCGCCCCGACGTCGTCGTCGGCGGGACGGGCGCCGAGAAGCTCCCGATACTGGGACGCAGCGGCGCGCCGCTGGTCGGCCGGCTGTTCCGCCGCCTCGAAAAGGACCTCTTCTGGTACGAGAACCCCGGCTGGGAGCGGCACGTCATCTCCCCGCGGTCGGACCTGCGGGCCCTCGGGACGACGATGGGCGACGTCACGGGGAACGGCCGGCTCGACCTCTTCGTCGGCCAGGGCCTCGGCGGCCGCGACCTCTACTGGTTCGAACAGCCTCCCGACCCCCGCGAGCCCTGGACCGAACACCACCTCGGCTCCCCGTTCGAGAAGTACCACGACCTCGCGTTCGGCGACGTGGACGGCGACGGCGAACCGGAACTGGTCGGCGCCTCACAGCGGAGCGAGACCGTCTTCTACTACGACGTCCCGGACGACCCGACCCGGTCGCCGTGGCCCGCCGACTGCCGGCACGTCCTCGCCCGCGACACGCACGCCGAGGGACTGGCCATCGCCGACCTCGACGGCGACGGCCGCGAGGAACTCCTCGCAGGCACCGACGTCTACCGGCGGGCCGCGGCCGTCGAGCAGCCACGATCCGGCGCCGCCGTCGAGACCGACGGCGGGGTGACCGCCGACGGCTGGGAGCGCGAGTCCATCGTCGACGGCTGGAAGTGGACCCGCGTCGCCGTCGCCGACCTCGACGGCGACGGCGACCCGGAGGTGGTGCTCTCGGAAGGCGACTCGCCGCTGCTCGGCGGCGACGCCGGCCGCGTCGCCTGGTTCGACCCGCCCGAGTGGACGCCGCACCGCCTCGCCGAGGACCTCTACTGTCCCCACACCCTCCAGGTCGCCGACTTCGACGGCGACGGCAGCCCCGACGTCTACGTCGCCGAGATGGGCCACGGCCGCGAGGACGGCCAGGCCCGGCACCTGCTGTTCCGCAACCGCGGCGACGGCCGCTTCGAGGAGACGGTCGTCGAACGCGGCGTCCCGACCCACGAGGCGAAGGCCGTCGACGTCGACGGCGACGGACGGATCGACCTCGTCGGCAAGTCCTACGGCGCCGACGCCCACGTCGACGTCTGGTACAACCGCCCGTGACGACCGCCCTCATGGAGAAACCGATGCCCGACACCGCCACCGACCGACCGCACCGCTCGACGGCCGACCGTGCCGACGCTGCCGACCGCGACGGGGACGCGCCGCTGGTCAGCGTCGTCCTGCCGACCTACGACCGACCGTCTTACCTCCGGAAGGCGGTCGAGAGCGTGCTCGCACAGACCTACGAGCCGATCGAACTCGTCGTCGTCGACGACCACTCCGAGCGGCCGGCCGCCGAGACCCTCTCGGGGATGGACCTCGGTGACCTCGCGGCGGTCCGGTGTCGTCGCCACGAGGAGAACCGCGGCGTCAACGCCGCCCGGAACACCGGCATCGAGGCCGCCAGCGGCGAGTACGTCGCCTTCCTCGACGACGACGACCGATGGGTCCCCGAGAAGACCGAACGCCAGGTCGCCGCATTCGAGACTGCCGGCGACGACGTCGGCGTCGTCTACACCGGCAAGCGAACCGTCGAACCGGAAGGCACCGGCGAGCGAATCCCGCCCGCCGTCGAGGGCGACATGACGAAGGCGCTGCTCTGCCGGAACGTCGTCGGAACCATGTCGGTCGTGATGGTCCGGGCCGACCTCGCCAGGGCGGTCCCGCTCGACGAGTCGTTCCCGGCGTGGGCAGACCTGGCGTGGTACGTCAGCCTCTCTCGGCGGGCCGGCTTCAAACGGCTGCCCGAACCGCTGGCCGTCTACGAGTTTACCTCTCACGGCCGGCTGAGCGATGACCTCGAGAAGAAGCGCCGGGGCTACGAGCGGTTCCTCGAGCGGTTCGGCCCGCTGGCCGCCGAGTACGGCCGGCGCTTCCACCGGAAGATGCGCGGCTGGGCGGCCTACCGGGTCGGACGGACGGCGCTCGTGACCGGCGACTACGCGGAGGCGCGCCGGTTCCTCGCGGCCGCCGTCGCCGCCTACCCCGTCGAACCGAAGTTCGGGCTGTACCTGCTGGCCGCCGCCGGCGGCCGCCCCACCCACGGTCTCGCCCGGCGGGCCAGGGAACTCGGGCGCGTCTTCGCCGGCGTCACCTCCCGTTAGCGACTCCATAGGTAAGTGCCGAACCGGGCAACACGAGTCCGATGACCGAGGACGCCCGAGTGGTATTCGTCACCCAGATGTTCCCGCCCGAGACCGGCGGCAACGCCTCCCGAATCCACGACACGGCGACGAACCTCGGCGACGAGTGGGACGTGACCGTGCTCGCGCCGCCGCCGACGCTGCCGCCCGGCGAGTTCGACCGAAGCCGACGCCGGGCCCGGACCGAGCACGTCGACGGCGTCACCGTCCACCGGCTGTGGACCTGGCAACCGACCGACGAGGACCCGGGCATGGCACGCCGGCTCCCCTACTACCTCCTGTTCGGTCTCCACGCCATCCTGTGGCTGCTGTGGCACCGCCGCCGCTACGACGCCGTCGTCACGTCGACGCCGCCGATATCGACCGGGGCGGCCGGCCTCGTGGCCGCCGCGCTCGGGACCCCCTGGGTGGTCGACGTCCGGGATCTCTGGATAGACGCCTCGATCTCGCTCGGCTACCTCGAGGCCGGCAGCCCGATAGAGCGGGTCAGCCGCCGGTTCCAGCGGTTCGTCCTGGCGACCGCCGACCGCATCACCGTCACGACCGGGACGCTCGGCGAGGCCGTCGCCGCCGAGTACGGCGCCGACCTCGCCGCGAAGACGGTCCCGCTCCCGAACGGCGTCGACACCGACCGCTTCCGGCCCCGGACGGGAACCGACCCCTACACGGCCGGCGACGAGGCCGCGAGCGCGGGCGCCGCCACCGACGGCAGCGGCCGGACCATCGTCTACACCGGCAACCTCGGGAGCGCCCAGGACCTCGAGACCTGCGTTCGCGCGATGGCACACCTCGATTCGGACGCCGTCCTTCGGTTGGTGGGCGGCGGCGACGTGGCCTCGGCGCTGCGCCGGCTTGCCGCCGACATCGGCGTCGCCGACCGCGTCCGGTTCGACGATCCCGTCCCCCGCGACGAGGTGCCCGGTATCCTCAGCGACGCGACGGTCGGCGTCGCGCCGCTCGACGATTCGGCGGCCCTCTCGTACGCGATGCCGACCAAGAGCTACGAGTACCTCGCCTGTGGCCTCCCGACGGTGGTGACCGGCCGGGGCGAAATCGAGCGATTCGCCGACCGGTCGGGCGGCGCCGTCCACGTCGACAACGACCCGGCGGCAGTCGCCGCCGTCTTCGACAACCTGCTTTCGGACCGCCGGCGCCGCGAGCGGATGGCCCGCCGGGGCCGCGCGTACGTCGTCGAACACCACGACCGCCGGGCGCTCGCCGAGCGACTGGGCGAGGAACTCTCGGCGCTCGTCGACGGCGCGCCGGCCGCCGACCGCGACGCGGACGGGGCGGTACCGTGAGGTCGCTGCTCCGTACGGAGCCGGCCAGGACGCTGTACCTCGGGGGTCACACCCTGGCCCGGATGCGCCCGCGGCAGGTCGCGGGCATCCTCGAGCGGCACGCCAGGGAACGCCTCGTGCCCGCGCTGCCGGTCGACTTCGACCGCCGCTACGAGCGGCGCGTCCCCGCCGATCCCCCGGCCCGGACCGACGCCGTGGCCGACAACACCGCGACAATCCGGCGATGTCTCGACGGCGCGGACCGCCGCCACCGCCGGGACCGTGCCCGCGCGGCGGCCGACGGGGAACCGCAGTTCCTGAACCGGTCCGTCCGAATCGCCGACGGCGGGTCGGTCGACTGGGCAGGCGACCGCCTCGAGGATCTCCCGCTGCAGTGGCGGCTGAAGCTCTACGGCTTCGAACCGCTCTCGGACGCGCTGTACGGGTTCGATCCCGACCGGCTCCCCGGATCGGTCCGGGAGCGATTCGACGGGTGGATACGGGGATGGGCGGACGAGGTGGCGGTCGGCGGCCGGCGGTACCTCAGACGGCGGTGGACGCCGTGGGCGGTGTCGCTGCGAATCCAGCGCTGGCTCCGATATCTCGCCTTCCACGAGCGACACGCCCCGGACGCCGACTTCGAGCGCACGCTGCGGCGAGAGACCTACAAGAACGCCTGCTTCCTCCGGAACCACGTCGAGTTCGACGTCGACGGGAACCACCTCGTCGAGAACGGGGTCGCGCTGCTGGCGGCCGGCCTGGTGTTCGACGAGTCCGACTGGACGGACGCGGGGACGTCGGTGCTGGAGACCGCCGCCCGCGAGCAGTTCCTCACGGACGGCTGTCACTACGAGCGGAGCCCCATGTACCACGTCGTCGTCCTCACGCGGCTGCTGACGGCCCGCGACCTGCTGGCACGGACGGACCACACCGTGCCCGACGCTCTCAACGACGCAGCGGCCGAGGCGACGGCGTTCCTCCGGTACCTCCGGCCACCGGACGGCGAACTCCCGCTTTTGAACGATTCCGTCCACGGGGAGTCGCTCTCGCTCGAGGCCTGTCGCCGGTACGCGACCGCCGTCGGCGTCGACGCTCACCGACCCGACACCGACAGCGGCCTGCTCTCGATGGAGGTCGACGCCGGGACGTCGGGCTACCGGTGGCTGCGGACCGACGCCGGCGCGATGCTCGTCGACGGCGGGCCGGTCGGCCCGTCACACCTCCCCGGTCACTCCCACAGCGACACGCTCTCCGTCCTGCTGTGGGTCGACGGCCGGCAGGTGATCACCGACACTGGCACCTTCGACTACACCGGCGGTCCCCGACGGAACTACGCCCGAGGCGTCCGCGCCCACAACACCGTTCAGGTCGGGGACGTAGAGCCGATTCCGCTCGGCGGACAGTACCTGCTCGGCCCGCGACCCGCCCCCGAGACACGGTTCGAACCCGGCGACGTGTCGCTGTTCGAGGGCCGCTACGAGGCGCGACCGCTGGCGGAGGCGCCCTACACCCACCACCGCGCCGTCTACGCCGCCGACGACTGGTGGCTCCTCGACGACGCGGTGGCCGGCGACGTCGACGGCCGGGTCCGGAGCCGGCTCCACCTCCATCCCGACGTCGAACCGGTCGCCGACGGCGAGGGGCTCCGGCTGGAAACCGGCGACCGGCCGGTCCGCGTCCGGCCGCTCGGCGGGGCGACGCTGCGGATAACCGACGGCCGGTACTACCCCCGGTTCGGCGAGGCAATCGACCGCGCCGTCGTGGAGACACGGTCGGACGGCTCCGGTTCCGGGAGGGTTCGACTGGCGCTCGCCGTCGACGCCGGCGAGGAGACGGCGCTCGCGGGGGGCGCCGACGGCCGACAGCGCTTCCGGATCGACGGCCGGACCTACGAGCTTCCGGGCCGTCGGCTCGCACCCCGGTGAGGCGGCCCCGAGCGACGAGACCCGCCTCGAGGCGGGTTAGCGACGGCCTACCTTTGGGGGCGCGGTTCCGTACGGAGGATATGTCCGGAACGCGTTCCTGGAGCAGTGTCGCGGACTCGCTGGACCTGCTGGGGGTCGCACTGCTGGCCGTCGCGGGGACGTTCCCCCTGCTGGTCGAGGGGACGCTCCCGACGCCGGTACGCGTCGGCATCGGGATCGGGCTAATACTGTTCGCGCCGGGGTACGCGCTCGTGTCGCTTTTGATACCCCGGGAGACGGTCGTCGGCGTCGACGGCGACGAGCGCCGGGTTCCGATGGGCGAACGACTCCTCCTGGCGGTCGGGTTCAGCATCGTCACCGTCCCGCTGGTCGGCATCCTCCTGAACTACACCCAGTGGGGACCCGACCCCGAGAGCACCGTCGCCGCCGTCGGTATCGTGACCTTCCTGCTCGCGGAACTCGCCATCTGGCGGCGGCTCGCAGCCGACGCCCCCCGTCGGTTCCGGCCGGGCATCGCCGGGCTGCCGAAGCGGGTCGGGAGCCGTCTCGCCGCCGACACGAACCGGGAGACGGTCGTCAACGTCGTGCTGGTCGCCGGGCTGGCCGTCGCCGTCGCCGGCGTCGGCCTCGCGGTGGCGACGACGGACAACGGCGAGCGCTACACCGAGTTCTACCTCCTCGCCGAGAACGACTCCGGCGAGTTGGTCGCCGACGGCTACCCGACCGAGCTCTCGGTCGGGAAGCCGACCGAGCTCCACGTCGGGGTCGCCAACCGGGAGGCCGAACCCGTCACCTACACCGTCGTGGTGCAGCTACAGCGGGTCGAGCGGACCGAGGCGGGCCGGACGGTCACCGAGCGGTTCGGCGTCGACAGCTTCCGCGTCCGCGCCGGGGCCGGCGAGACGGTCCAGCGCCGCCACGCCGTCGAACCGACCGTCGCGGGCGAGGGCTTCCGACTGACCTACCTGCTGTACGCCGGTGCGGCGCCGTCGGACCCCTCGACGTCGAACGCCTACCGCTCGGTTCACCTGTGGGTCGACGTGACGCCGGCGGGCGGCGGATAATCGAAGCACTGGCGCGAACGACGAATCTCGCCCCGCGAAGAGTAGCGTCCGACTGGCCAACTGAAGTGATCTTACCGAGGACTGTTATATCAGCGGACGTGTACGCGAAGATATGAAACGGCGAGCCCTGCTTTCGAGCGCTGCAGTGGGGGTGGCCGGCATAGCTGGTTGCGCCGGTCCGGGAGACGAGAGGACACCGACATCTACTGCTGGCGATCCGGTTCAGACTGCGGCCGCGCGCTTCCAGACGGCGATCGACGAGTTCGACCGGTACACAGGGAGCCTTCAGCAGACCAGGCTAGACTACTCGAGTGAGACGGTTACGATCGCTCTCGAGGAAGGTCGGGCGGCACTCGAGACGGCACGGGACAGCAATCCGACCGACCGCCAGCAAGCTCAAATCGAGTATCTCGCAACGGTCGCCGATGCAATCGAGGCGACCGCCAAGGGGTACGGCGCGCTCGTCTCGCTCAGCGATCACCTCGGGTTGGCCGAGTCGTACGTCGACGCCAGCCGCCGCGAGGACGCCGTGGCCGAACTGGACGCCGCGACGGATGACCTCGACACGGCCCGGACGCGCCTCGATACAGGGATCGGTGACGTCCGGTCCGCCCGAGAGATGGACGTGGCACTGGAGACGGATCTGACGCTCGTCGAGTGGCGTCAGCGCCTCGTCCAGTCCGTCGACACACTCGACGCCGTCAAGGCCGCCATCGCTGGCTACGAGCACGAAACCACCGGACGGTTGCGGTACGACGACGGCGTCGGTCGCGTGGATTCCGAAGACTACGAAGAGGCGGTTGCAGCCTTTGAGGAAGCCTTCCAGTCTTTCGGCCGGGCACTCGAGGATTACGACACCGCCGAACAGCGGGCCACGGACAGCTACAAGCAGCAGTTGATCCAGCGCCGCTGTCGAATCGAGGGGTATCGGACCGCCGCGGAGTTAGCCTTCGACGGCGCAAAACTCTACGACGAGGGAGCGTTCGACGCGGCCGACGAGAAGTTCGTGGAGGCCCGTGAGGCGTTGAATCGGGACTGCTAATTATCCGTGTGTAGTGACCGGTATGTCTTTACCAGTCCGCCACGGTAGGACTCTGAGAATGCCCCTCCAAT
This genomic interval carries:
- a CDS encoding glycosyltransferase, with the translated sequence MTDEDLTAVLVDADRYPENPYMSLVAGALESRGVTVLSPSLPLFFPLTRNALRYPEADVLCIDWVYDYYNVSDTGSDALDRAATWVRAATLLVDLLAVSLLSVAVVRTVHNERHHEGKYPRTERVVNETVFAVADAVTVKCRAAAERIAAAYTVPSAAELHVVPDGSYVSAYENDVSPATAREELSISEGAFVYLFFGLVREYKGIPELLAAFGELDVPDAELWVVGSPKSDALGGEIDALAAGTGNVRTVLEFVPDERIQYYLNAADVLVLPYRDVLNSGSAHLGCTFGLPVVAPAMGCLPAALSAANDDLLYDPGAPDGLRRALRRAHEHPDLEGVGRANYRHAVANDWPETAERLVAVYRQALERSSAVGAAEPDPFREDA
- a CDS encoding FG-GAP repeat domain-containing protein, encoding MNFEHRVIDDSPPCGRLFGCHATDLTGNGRPDVVVGGTGAEKLPILGRSGAPLVGRLFRRLEKDLFWYENPGWERHVISPRSDLRALGTTMGDVTGNGRLDLFVGQGLGGRDLYWFEQPPDPREPWTEHHLGSPFEKYHDLAFGDVDGDGEPELVGASQRSETVFYYDVPDDPTRSPWPADCRHVLARDTHAEGLAIADLDGDGREELLAGTDVYRRAAAVEQPRSGAAVETDGGVTADGWERESIVDGWKWTRVAVADLDGDGDPEVVLSEGDSPLLGGDAGRVAWFDPPEWTPHRLAEDLYCPHTLQVADFDGDGSPDVYVAEMGHGREDGQARHLLFRNRGDGRFEETVVERGVPTHEAKAVDVDGDGRIDLVGKSYGADAHVDVWYNRP
- a CDS encoding lipopolysaccharide biosynthesis protein; this encodes MKDRIRELLERLVPTGSVLQRSVKSGVWVSATKMSLRLSQVLMLIVLARLLSPRDFGLMGVALLTLAATRRFTNIGLNAALVQQKEENVDEYLNTTWCLEIGRGLLVFAVVFLAAPYVGTFFGEPRATPLIRVLGLSPVFYGLRNPGVVYFQKDLSFHRDFVYQSSGAVMQFAVGVGYALYSPTVWALVFASVSRPATKFLLSYVLHDYRPWPSFDLEMARELIQYGKWITGSSIIGYVYSQGDDAFVGWFLSATALGFYQYAYRIADMPAREFSSVISKVTFPAYSQLQDDIDELRGALVQSTRLTAFVAFPMAFGIALVAPSFVPAVLGSEWTPMITTMQLLALYGLLHAITRNFGALWKAQGRPDLIAKLGTLRVCCLAVLIWPLTARFGIEGTALTVVGVYVFPMLPIDVYLAARMVEGRSAMLYREYVYPFVAATIMFGSLYYARGVLEVSPLVELLVLVPSGAVVYFVVAALLERRFDWGIERNLRMITDGVRG
- a CDS encoding metal-dependent hydrolase, which codes for MSEHASSESMWPWEHVLFAYVFYSPYVHLAYRSAPTGWPAAALAVGTLFPDLVDKPLAWQFGLVETGWGPAHSVFLAVPVALFVYAVARHRGVGAVGVAFGFGYLLHLPGDVVPASLSRGRLYLAPVLWPRSDPAVDADHGSFLDGVYSLLTEYAVQLLALEVTTGVALQVGTVAVGGLLWLYDGLPGLRLLAVPIRYIAGYLRLS
- a CDS encoding glycosyltransferase family 4 protein translates to MTEDARVVFVTQMFPPETGGNASRIHDTATNLGDEWDVTVLAPPPTLPPGEFDRSRRRARTEHVDGVTVHRLWTWQPTDEDPGMARRLPYYLLFGLHAILWLLWHRRRYDAVVTSTPPISTGAAGLVAAALGTPWVVDVRDLWIDASISLGYLEAGSPIERVSRRFQRFVLATADRITVTTGTLGEAVAAEYGADLAAKTVPLPNGVDTDRFRPRTGTDPYTAGDEAASAGAATDGSGRTIVYTGNLGSAQDLETCVRAMAHLDSDAVLRLVGGGDVASALRRLAADIGVADRVRFDDPVPRDEVPGILSDATVGVAPLDDSAALSYAMPTKSYEYLACGLPTVVTGRGEIERFADRSGGAVHVDNDPAAVAAVFDNLLSDRRRRERMARRGRAYVVEHHDRRALAERLGEELSALVDGAPAADRDADGAVP
- a CDS encoding sugar phosphate isomerase/epimerase family protein, producing MTAESTSTADGPGPPRTAIQLHTLASMSAPLETVVRRVAAAGYDGVEFAGRFLETDPEPVRTALAETGIEPVAAHVGLSRLETDPKWVIDRCLSVGCRRVVVPHVGAGHFRTTARVDVLAGRLAELSDLLAPAGIELTYHNTLATLSPPLDRFGLGRVSAVPLPGGWRRVAAGLERATGGVEAGADRTALGRLIERTPEAVTFEIDVGWVAAAGYDPVAVMELLGERLAVVHVADVEATGRFLRSFAPVTPGEGLVDLERVLPAARSSGADWLVFENDDPADPEQSIRQGVRVLSQHAGGQESRR
- a CDS encoding glycosyltransferase family 2 protein; the protein is MTTALMEKPMPDTATDRPHRSTADRADAADRDGDAPLVSVVLPTYDRPSYLRKAVESVLAQTYEPIELVVVDDHSERPAAETLSGMDLGDLAAVRCRRHEENRGVNAARNTGIEAASGEYVAFLDDDDRWVPEKTERQVAAFETAGDDVGVVYTGKRTVEPEGTGERIPPAVEGDMTKALLCRNVVGTMSVVMVRADLARAVPLDESFPAWADLAWYVSLSRRAGFKRLPEPLAVYEFTSHGRLSDDLEKKRRGYERFLERFGPLAAEYGRRFHRKMRGWAAYRVGRTALVTGDYAEARRFLAAAVAAYPVEPKFGLYLLAAAGGRPTHGLARRARELGRVFAGVTSR
- a CDS encoding alginate lyase family protein, giving the protein MRSLLRTEPARTLYLGGHTLARMRPRQVAGILERHARERLVPALPVDFDRRYERRVPADPPARTDAVADNTATIRRCLDGADRRHRRDRARAAADGEPQFLNRSVRIADGGSVDWAGDRLEDLPLQWRLKLYGFEPLSDALYGFDPDRLPGSVRERFDGWIRGWADEVAVGGRRYLRRRWTPWAVSLRIQRWLRYLAFHERHAPDADFERTLRRETYKNACFLRNHVEFDVDGNHLVENGVALLAAGLVFDESDWTDAGTSVLETAAREQFLTDGCHYERSPMYHVVVLTRLLTARDLLARTDHTVPDALNDAAAEATAFLRYLRPPDGELPLLNDSVHGESLSLEACRRYATAVGVDAHRPDTDSGLLSMEVDAGTSGYRWLRTDAGAMLVDGGPVGPSHLPGHSHSDTLSVLLWVDGRQVITDTGTFDYTGGPRRNYARGVRAHNTVQVGDVEPIPLGGQYLLGPRPAPETRFEPGDVSLFEGRYEARPLAEAPYTHHRAVYAADDWWLLDDAVAGDVDGRVRSRLHLHPDVEPVADGEGLRLETGDRPVRVRPLGGATLRITDGRYYPRFGEAIDRAVVETRSDGSGSGRVRLALAVDAGEETALAGGADGRQRFRIDGRTYELPGRRLAPR